The following are encoded in a window of Vigna unguiculata cultivar IT97K-499-35 chromosome 8, ASM411807v1, whole genome shotgun sequence genomic DNA:
- the LOC114195655 gene encoding probable LRR receptor-like serine/threonine-protein kinase At1g06840 isoform X1, which yields MRERKAKPCSVQERQSKGLVFSGFSGMYLSKGCRCEVVLCFWFFCYFLLAASQVTDPTEVEALRTIKRSLFDINGNLSNWDRGDPCTSNWIGVMCSNTTLADGNLHVLQLQLLNLNLSGTLAPEIGNLSYLEIVDFMWNDITGSIPKEIGNIKTLKLLLLSGNKLTNDLPDELGHLPALERMQIDENKITGPIPLSFANLNSTKHFHMNNNSLSGQIPAQLSQLGSLIHLLLDNNNLTGNLPSELSEMPSLTILQLDNNNFEGSSIPESYANMPKLLKLSLRNCNLTGSIPDFSRIPHLAYLDLSFNQLNESIPTNKLSDNMTTIDLSNNKLNGTIPSYFSGLPRLQKLSIANNAISGTVPSTIWQNRTLNATEQLILNMQNNQLTSISGTTNLPPNVTLMLQGNRVCLNNNSLVQLCGGESDNNMDGGSSVLCPSQGCPPPYEYTVECICAAPLIVHYRLKSPGFSDFREYVTEFESFLTNGLSVHTNQLFIERFTWEEGRLRMNLKLFPEYIDNTSSRQFSKNEVVRIRDMFREWDISDSDLFGPYELLDFVLLDIYSEAITPSSSSGISKGALAGIILGAIACAVTLSAIVSILILRVRMRDYHALSKRRNASRISIRVEGVRSFDYKEMALATNNFSQSAQIGEGGYGKVYKGRLPDGTVVAIKRAQEGSLQGEREFFTEIELLSRLHHRNLVSLIGYCDEEGEQMLVYEYMPNGTLRDHLSAHSKDALSFSLRLKIGLGSAKGLLYLHTEANPPIFHRDVKASNILLDTRYTAKVADFGLSRLAPVPDIEGNVPAHVSTVVKGTPGYLDPEYFLTRNLTDKSDVYSLGVVFLELLTARPPIFHGENIIRQVNMTYQSGGISRVVDKRIESYPSEYAERFLTLALKCCKDSPDERPKMAEVARELEYIYSMLPDSDTKGVEYVTSDSSGTIFSSQPSSSIIKTPFISGDVSGSDLVSGTIPTIKPR from the exons ATGAG GGAAAGAAAAGCAAAACCCTGTTCAGTTCAGGAGAGACAATCTAAAGGCCTTGTGTTTTCTGGGTTTTCTGGGATGTATCTTTCAAAGGGTTGTAGGTGTGAGGTTGTTCTCTGTTTCTGGTTTTTCTGCTATTTCTTATTGGCTGCTAGTCAGGTCACTGACCCTACAGAAG TTGAGGCATTAAGAACCATAAAGAGAAGTTTGTTTGATATTAATGGAAATTTGAGCAACTGGGATCGTGGAGATCCATGTACATCCAACTGGATAGGGGTTATGTGCTCCAATACAACATTAGCCGATGGCAATTTACATGTTCTACAATT GCAACTACTGAATTTGAACCTGTCTGGAACTTTGGCACCTGAGATCGGCAACTTGTCTTATTTGGAAATAGT ggACTTTATGTGGAATGACATTACTGGGAGTATACCGAAGGAGATTGGCAATATCAAAACTTTGAAACTCTT ACTCCTGAGTGGAAATAAACTAACAAATGATCTGCCTGATGAGCTTGGCCATCTTCCAGCGCTGGAGAGAATGCAAATTGATGAGAACAAGATTACAGGACCCATACCACTATCATTTGCAAACCTGAACAGCACAAAACACTT CCACATGAACAACAATTCACTTAGTGGACAAATCCCAGCACAGCTTTCCCAATTAGGAAGCCTTATTCACCT TCTTCTTGACAACAATAACTTGACAGGAAATCTCCCATCCGAGCTCTCTGAGATGCCAAGCTTAACAATACT TCAACTCGATAACAATAACTTCGAAGGAAGTAGCATACCAGAATCTTATGCCAACATGCCAAAATTGTTGAAATT AAGCCTTAGGAACTGCAACTTGACAGGATCAATTCCTGATTTCAGCAGGATACCACACCTTGCTTACCT TGACCTcagtttcaatcaattgaatGAATCAATTCCTACCAATAAGCTATCAGACAATATGACAACCAT TGATTTATCAAACAACAAGCTCAATGGAACAATTCCATCCTACTTTTCTGGTCTTCCACGTCTTCAGAAATT GTCAATTGCCAACAATGCAATCAGTGGTACTGTTCCTTCTACCATTTGGCAGAACAGGACTTTAAATGCAACAGAGCAACTTATCTT GAACATGCAAAATAATCAACTTACAAGCATATCAGGCACTACAAATCTTCCTCCAAATGTCACACTTAT GCTTCAGGGAAATCGTGTATGTTTGAATAACAACTCCCTAGTTCAGCTTTGTGGAGGTGAAAGTGACAATAACATGGATGGAGGCTCCAGTGTTCTGTGTCCAAGTCAAGGATGTCCCCCTCCTTATGAATACACTGTGGAGTGTATCTGTGCTGCCCCATTGATTGTTCATTATCGGTTGAAAAGTCCAGGTTTTTCAGATTTCCGTGAATATGTGACAGAATTTGAGAGCTTCCTGACAAATGGTCTTAGTGTGCATACTAATCAGCTGTTCATTGAGCGTTTTACGTGGGAAGAAGGGCGATTGAGAATGAACCTGAAGCTTTTCCCAGAATATATTGACAATACAAGTTCTCGTCAGTTCAGTAAAAATGAGGTTGTTCGGATTAGAGACATGTTCAGAGAATGGGATATTAGTGACAGTGACCTGTTTGGTCCTTATGAACTCTTGGACTTCGTTCTACTGGATATTTATAGCGAAG CGATTACTCCGTCTTCAAGTTCAGGGATAAGCAAAGGTGCACTGGCTGGAATAATCTTAGGTGCAATTGCCTGTGCAGTTACATTATCGGCAATTGTTTCCATTCTTATTTTGAGAGTACGCATGAGAGATTATCATGCACTTTCCAAAAGGCGTAACG CATCTAGGATCTCGATAAGAGTTGAAGGTGTAAGATCATTTGATTACAAAGAAATGGCCTTGGCCACAAACAATTTTAGCCAGTCTGCTCAGATAGGAGAAGGGGGCTATGGGAAGGTTTATAAAGGTCGTCTTCCTGATGGCACTGTTGTAGCCATAAAACGTGCACAGGAGGGTTCACTGCAAGGTGAGAGGGAGTTCTTTACAGAAATAGAATTGCTGTCAAGGTTACACCATCGCAACCTTGTGTCTCTCATTGGATACTGTGATGAAGAGGGTGAACAG ATGTTGGTTTATGAATATATGCCAAATGGAACCCTAAGGGATCATCTTTCTG CTCATTCAAAAGATGCTCTTAGTTTTTCTCTGAGGTTAAAGATTGGTCTGGGATCAGCAAAAGGTCTTCTATATCTGCACACAGAAGCTAATCCTCCGATATTCCACCGAGACGTGAAAGCCAGCAATATATTACTGGACACAAGGTACACAGCAAAAGTTGCTGATTTTGGTCTTTCACGGCTTGCTCCAGTTCCAGATATTGAAGGAAATGTACCTGCTCATGTATCCACAGTAGTAAAGGGCACCCCG GGTTATCTTGATCCAGAGTACTTCTTAACTCGTAATTTGACCGACAAAAGTGATGTTTATAGTTTGGGTGTTGTATTTCTGGAACTTTTGACTGCGAGGCCACCAATCTTTCACggtgaaaatattattagacAG gtTAATATGACATACCAATCAGGTGGAATATCTCGAGTAGTTGATAAACGTATCGAGTCTTATCCATCTGAGTATGCAGAGAGATTTTTGACTTTAGCCTTAAAGTGTTGCAAAGATTCACCAGATGAGAGACCTAAAATGGCAGAAGTGGCTAGAGAGCTTGAATACATCTATTCTATGTTACCCGATTCAGATACCAAGGGAGTTGAATATGTTACAAGTGATTCTTCTGGCACAATATTCAGTTCACAACCTTCATCATCTATTATAAAGACTCCTTTTATTTCCGGAGATGTGTCAGGTAGTGACCTTGTCAGTGGAACCATACCAACCATCAAGCCAAGATag
- the LOC114195655 gene encoding probable LRR receptor-like serine/threonine-protein kinase At1g06840 isoform X2, translating to MYLSKGCRCEVVLCFWFFCYFLLAASQVTDPTEVEALRTIKRSLFDINGNLSNWDRGDPCTSNWIGVMCSNTTLADGNLHVLQLQLLNLNLSGTLAPEIGNLSYLEIVDFMWNDITGSIPKEIGNIKTLKLLLLSGNKLTNDLPDELGHLPALERMQIDENKITGPIPLSFANLNSTKHFHMNNNSLSGQIPAQLSQLGSLIHLLLDNNNLTGNLPSELSEMPSLTILQLDNNNFEGSSIPESYANMPKLLKLSLRNCNLTGSIPDFSRIPHLAYLDLSFNQLNESIPTNKLSDNMTTIDLSNNKLNGTIPSYFSGLPRLQKLSIANNAISGTVPSTIWQNRTLNATEQLILNMQNNQLTSISGTTNLPPNVTLMLQGNRVCLNNNSLVQLCGGESDNNMDGGSSVLCPSQGCPPPYEYTVECICAAPLIVHYRLKSPGFSDFREYVTEFESFLTNGLSVHTNQLFIERFTWEEGRLRMNLKLFPEYIDNTSSRQFSKNEVVRIRDMFREWDISDSDLFGPYELLDFVLLDIYSEAITPSSSSGISKGALAGIILGAIACAVTLSAIVSILILRVRMRDYHALSKRRNASRISIRVEGVRSFDYKEMALATNNFSQSAQIGEGGYGKVYKGRLPDGTVVAIKRAQEGSLQGEREFFTEIELLSRLHHRNLVSLIGYCDEEGEQMLVYEYMPNGTLRDHLSAHSKDALSFSLRLKIGLGSAKGLLYLHTEANPPIFHRDVKASNILLDTRYTAKVADFGLSRLAPVPDIEGNVPAHVSTVVKGTPGYLDPEYFLTRNLTDKSDVYSLGVVFLELLTARPPIFHGENIIRQVNMTYQSGGISRVVDKRIESYPSEYAERFLTLALKCCKDSPDERPKMAEVARELEYIYSMLPDSDTKGVEYVTSDSSGTIFSSQPSSSIIKTPFISGDVSGSDLVSGTIPTIKPR from the exons ATGTATCTTTCAAAGGGTTGTAGGTGTGAGGTTGTTCTCTGTTTCTGGTTTTTCTGCTATTTCTTATTGGCTGCTAGTCAGGTCACTGACCCTACAGAAG TTGAGGCATTAAGAACCATAAAGAGAAGTTTGTTTGATATTAATGGAAATTTGAGCAACTGGGATCGTGGAGATCCATGTACATCCAACTGGATAGGGGTTATGTGCTCCAATACAACATTAGCCGATGGCAATTTACATGTTCTACAATT GCAACTACTGAATTTGAACCTGTCTGGAACTTTGGCACCTGAGATCGGCAACTTGTCTTATTTGGAAATAGT ggACTTTATGTGGAATGACATTACTGGGAGTATACCGAAGGAGATTGGCAATATCAAAACTTTGAAACTCTT ACTCCTGAGTGGAAATAAACTAACAAATGATCTGCCTGATGAGCTTGGCCATCTTCCAGCGCTGGAGAGAATGCAAATTGATGAGAACAAGATTACAGGACCCATACCACTATCATTTGCAAACCTGAACAGCACAAAACACTT CCACATGAACAACAATTCACTTAGTGGACAAATCCCAGCACAGCTTTCCCAATTAGGAAGCCTTATTCACCT TCTTCTTGACAACAATAACTTGACAGGAAATCTCCCATCCGAGCTCTCTGAGATGCCAAGCTTAACAATACT TCAACTCGATAACAATAACTTCGAAGGAAGTAGCATACCAGAATCTTATGCCAACATGCCAAAATTGTTGAAATT AAGCCTTAGGAACTGCAACTTGACAGGATCAATTCCTGATTTCAGCAGGATACCACACCTTGCTTACCT TGACCTcagtttcaatcaattgaatGAATCAATTCCTACCAATAAGCTATCAGACAATATGACAACCAT TGATTTATCAAACAACAAGCTCAATGGAACAATTCCATCCTACTTTTCTGGTCTTCCACGTCTTCAGAAATT GTCAATTGCCAACAATGCAATCAGTGGTACTGTTCCTTCTACCATTTGGCAGAACAGGACTTTAAATGCAACAGAGCAACTTATCTT GAACATGCAAAATAATCAACTTACAAGCATATCAGGCACTACAAATCTTCCTCCAAATGTCACACTTAT GCTTCAGGGAAATCGTGTATGTTTGAATAACAACTCCCTAGTTCAGCTTTGTGGAGGTGAAAGTGACAATAACATGGATGGAGGCTCCAGTGTTCTGTGTCCAAGTCAAGGATGTCCCCCTCCTTATGAATACACTGTGGAGTGTATCTGTGCTGCCCCATTGATTGTTCATTATCGGTTGAAAAGTCCAGGTTTTTCAGATTTCCGTGAATATGTGACAGAATTTGAGAGCTTCCTGACAAATGGTCTTAGTGTGCATACTAATCAGCTGTTCATTGAGCGTTTTACGTGGGAAGAAGGGCGATTGAGAATGAACCTGAAGCTTTTCCCAGAATATATTGACAATACAAGTTCTCGTCAGTTCAGTAAAAATGAGGTTGTTCGGATTAGAGACATGTTCAGAGAATGGGATATTAGTGACAGTGACCTGTTTGGTCCTTATGAACTCTTGGACTTCGTTCTACTGGATATTTATAGCGAAG CGATTACTCCGTCTTCAAGTTCAGGGATAAGCAAAGGTGCACTGGCTGGAATAATCTTAGGTGCAATTGCCTGTGCAGTTACATTATCGGCAATTGTTTCCATTCTTATTTTGAGAGTACGCATGAGAGATTATCATGCACTTTCCAAAAGGCGTAACG CATCTAGGATCTCGATAAGAGTTGAAGGTGTAAGATCATTTGATTACAAAGAAATGGCCTTGGCCACAAACAATTTTAGCCAGTCTGCTCAGATAGGAGAAGGGGGCTATGGGAAGGTTTATAAAGGTCGTCTTCCTGATGGCACTGTTGTAGCCATAAAACGTGCACAGGAGGGTTCACTGCAAGGTGAGAGGGAGTTCTTTACAGAAATAGAATTGCTGTCAAGGTTACACCATCGCAACCTTGTGTCTCTCATTGGATACTGTGATGAAGAGGGTGAACAG ATGTTGGTTTATGAATATATGCCAAATGGAACCCTAAGGGATCATCTTTCTG CTCATTCAAAAGATGCTCTTAGTTTTTCTCTGAGGTTAAAGATTGGTCTGGGATCAGCAAAAGGTCTTCTATATCTGCACACAGAAGCTAATCCTCCGATATTCCACCGAGACGTGAAAGCCAGCAATATATTACTGGACACAAGGTACACAGCAAAAGTTGCTGATTTTGGTCTTTCACGGCTTGCTCCAGTTCCAGATATTGAAGGAAATGTACCTGCTCATGTATCCACAGTAGTAAAGGGCACCCCG GGTTATCTTGATCCAGAGTACTTCTTAACTCGTAATTTGACCGACAAAAGTGATGTTTATAGTTTGGGTGTTGTATTTCTGGAACTTTTGACTGCGAGGCCACCAATCTTTCACggtgaaaatattattagacAG gtTAATATGACATACCAATCAGGTGGAATATCTCGAGTAGTTGATAAACGTATCGAGTCTTATCCATCTGAGTATGCAGAGAGATTTTTGACTTTAGCCTTAAAGTGTTGCAAAGATTCACCAGATGAGAGACCTAAAATGGCAGAAGTGGCTAGAGAGCTTGAATACATCTATTCTATGTTACCCGATTCAGATACCAAGGGAGTTGAATATGTTACAAGTGATTCTTCTGGCACAATATTCAGTTCACAACCTTCATCATCTATTATAAAGACTCCTTTTATTTCCGGAGATGTGTCAGGTAGTGACCTTGTCAGTGGAACCATACCAACCATCAAGCCAAGATag
- the LOC114194156 gene encoding disease resistance protein At4g27190-like, protein MEDFFLCIATKIAEYAVFPILDHAQYLCCFNKFALKLPIAKEQLELTRDSVKERIKEAINKTEKVEPSVEKWVKDVEKVLEEVKMLEERISSVSKSYFRRQCKYSLVKEIETKTTEMIQLVCNSKFEPFSKITELPGMKYYSSDDFFMFNSTEASYNKLLEELKNKSVFMIGLVGLGGSGKTTLAKEVGKKVEEMKIFEKVVFATVSQPLNIRSIQDQIADQLGFKLMEESDIGRAQRLSERLRKGTTLVILDDVWEKINFQALGIPLDESGKGCCVFITTRSKEVCTYMQCQCTIELDLLSDEEAWTLFTHYSNISDDSSEALKGVARKIVNECKGLPIAIVTVGSTLKEKSIEDFELALSRLENSKPLDIPQGLRSPYVCLELSYTNLTNQLSQSLLLLCSMFPEDCEIGLEDLFRFGRGFGTIGTFGTMENARREMHVAIKLLMNCCLLMHGKEKQRVKMHDLVRDVALWIASKSGQAIFTRTEVDPKELADDDVMKDKKAIAIWGLNSYHLLNYKLNYPILEILLLSFEVSGVKVSDGCLQSLAKLKTLAIINKWNEGALPLQESLNSLKNIRTLCLRGHDLGDISFVERLQALEILDLRGSYFDDLPVGIVELKKLKLLDLYKCVIKKNKNVEAYEVVKKCLQLEELYLCLIKYEKAFPDDVSFSRLQRYVIMSGYLFSHKHYLCRGDLVVIEKYAQSRSLLIDEFNVGAQSFISSPIKDLFIRAEYLSLSNLKGDYKNIIPSMDPQGMNQLVALSLKYCSKIECLIDSTINSNTSFGLLQTEVVFSTLVYLSLVDLDNLREVFCDPSSRCSLKNLQELEIERCYKLISVSFPMSSKLCNLKVFTISKCPMLSSLFTPSVVQTLELLEVLRIYRCKSLRHIIEEENDVLSSTQTHSSLTLHKLRTLQIFSCDNLEYIFSVFLVEGLVSLKSLDISWNPKLKYVFGSEKEHNLAGYPSFQHTNSERNLPNLKSMKLRSLPNLIDIWPEYCRAHLPSLNDLHCKRCPKLSNSSIHKVMTVSDIQQQTTPVENDILWLISNTLKQLDDDPLSHPQLKVFLKFRILCLNDLKIKGIFEFQMGEEGDTTQLLPLNLDISYLSLSNLAELNFIWKGPTAFLSLQNLETVYVDGCPKLKTIFSTTVVTSLPMLQYLHIYYCDELEQIFDLGDAQQLKTLSSSQQLCFPKLSSIVVTNCNKLKCLFYNISASHFTNLRYLEITNCSRLHKAFDFEDEADDGGLERMGKDGKQLLLHNLKFITLTDLPNFQEIHHGFKLKEDVQHTIRECPVYSPSLYLHPGDT, encoded by the exons ATGGAGGACTTTTTTCTTTGCATCGCAACAAAAATCGCAGAATATGCAGTGTTTCCAATTTTAGATCATGCTCAATACTTATGTTGTTTCAACAAGTTTGCTTTGAAACTTCCAATTGCCAAAGAACAATTGGAATTGACTCGAGATAGTGTGAAGGAGCGAATTAAAGAAGCCATCAATAAGACTGAAAAAGTTGAACCAAGTGTTGAGAAGTGGGTGAAAGATGTTGAGAAAGTCTTAGAAGAAGTGAAAATGCTGGAAGAAAGAATATCGAGTGTGAGCAAGAGCTATTTCAGAAGGCAATGTAAATATTCTCttgtaaaagaaatagaaacaaaaacaactGAAATGATTCAACTCGTTTGTAATAGCAAGTTTGAACCATTTTCGAAGATTACTGAACTTCCAGGCATGAAGTACTATTCTTCTGATGATTTCTTTATGTTCAACTCTACAGAAGCATCTTACAACAAGCTTCTTGAAGAATTAAAGAACAAAAGTGTTTTCATGATCGGATTAGTTGGATTAGGTGGTTCAGGTAAAACTACTTTGGCAAAAGAAGTGGGTAAAAAAGTTGAAGAGATGAAAATCTTTGAGAAGGTTGTCTTTGCAACAGTGTCTCAACCTCTAAATATCAGAAGCATCCAAGATCAGATTGCTGATCAATTGGGCTTCAAGTTAATGGAAGAATCAGATATAGGTAGAGCCCAGAGACTATCAGAGAGATTAAGAAAAGGTACAACTCTTGTAATCTTGGATGATGTATGGGAAAAAATAAACTTCCAAGCTTTAGGTATTCCACTTGATGAAAGTGGAAAGGGTTGTTGCGTATTCATAACAACTCGGAGTAAAGAAGTATGCACTTATATGCAATGTCAATGTACAATTGAACTTGATCTCTTGAGTGACGAGGAAGCTTGGACCTTGTTCACACATTATTCAAACATAAGTGACGACTCCTCAGAAGCTTTGAAAGGCGTGGCAAGAAAAATTGTTAATGAATGTAAGGGGTTGCCCATTGCAATTGTGACAGTGGGAAGCACACTAAAGGAGAAAAGTATTGAAGATTTTGAGTTAGCATTGTCAAGGCTAGAAAATTCTAAGCCACTAGATATTCCACAAGGCTTAAGAAGTCCTTATGTTTGTCTTGAATTAAGTTACACTAATTTGACAAACCAATTATCTCAatccttattattattgtgttctATGTTTCCAGAGGATTGTGAAATAGGTTTGGAAGATTTATTTCGATTTGGAAGAGGATTTGGCACAATTGGGACATTTGGAACAATGGAGAACGCAAGGAGAGAGATGCATGTAGCTATAAAGTTGCTCATGAATTGTTGTTTGTTAATGCATggtaaagaaaaacaaagggtAAAAATGCATGATTTGGTTCGTGATGTAGCCTTGTGGATTGCGTCTAAAAGTGGTCAAGCAATTTTCACACGTACTGAAGTGGATCCAAAGGAGTTGGCAGATGATGACGTCATGAAAGATAAGAAAGCAATAGCCATATGGGGTTTGAATAGTTATCATCTactcaattataaattaaattatccaATACTTGAAATTCTCTTGCTTTCTTTTGAAGTGAGTGGTGTAAAAGTATCAGATGGGTGTCTTCAAAGCTTGGCAAAGCTTAAAACCTTGGCAATCATAAACAAATGGAATGAAGGTGCCTTGCCTTTGCAAGAGTCATtgaattcattaaaaaatattcgaACACTATGCTTGAGGGGTCATGATTTAGGTGACATATCTTTTGTGGAACGACTGCAAGCACTTGAGATTCTTGACTTGCGTGGCTCTTATTTTGATGATTTGCCTGTTGGGATCGTAGAATTAAAGAAGTTGAAGCTTTTGGATTTGTACAAATGTgtgattaagaaaaataaaaatgttgaagCTTATGAAGTTGTAAAGAAATGTTTGCAGCTGGAGGAATTGTATTTGTGTTTGATCAAATATGAAAAGGCCTTTCCAGATGATGTCTCTTTCTCCAGATTACAAAGGTATGTTATAATGAGCGGTTATCTTTTTTCTCATAAACATTACTTATGTCGTGGTGATCTTGTGGTTATTGAAAAATACGCACAATCTAGAAGTTTATTAATAGATGAGTTTAATGTTGGCGCTCAGAGTTTTATATCATCACCAATAAAGGATCTCTTTATAAGAGCAGAGTACCTTAGTTTGAGCAACCTTAAGggagattataaaaatataatcccATCCATGGATCCACAAGGCATGAATCAGTTGGTTGCTCTATCACTCAAATATTGTTCAAAGATAGAATGTCTGATTGATAGCACTATCAATAGCAACACCAGTTTTGGTTTGCTTCAAACTGAAGTTGTGTTCTCCACCCTTGTTTACTTAAGTTTGGTAGACTTAGATAATCTTCGAGAGGTGTTTTGTGATCCCTCTTCTCGATGTTCTCTGAAAAATTTACAAGAGCTCGAGATAGAAAGATGTTACAAATTGATCAGCGTATCATTTCCTATGAGCTCAAAGCTATGCAATCTGAAGGTCTTTACAATATCAAAATGCCCAATGCTATCTTCTCTCTTCACGCCATCCGTTGTCCAAACTCTAGAGCTGTTAGAGGTTCTAAGAATATATAGATGCAAATCATTGAGACACATAATAGAAGAAGAGAATGATGTTCTTTCGAGCACTCAAACTCATTCTTCTTTGACGCTCcat AAATTAAGGACTCTTCAAATTTTTTCATGTGACAATTTGGAGTATATATTCTCTGTGTTTTTAGTGGAAGGGCTAGTAAGTTTGAAAAGTTTGGATATTTCATGGAACCCAAAGTTGAAGTATGTATTTGGCAGTGAAAAGGAGCATAATCTTGCAGGGTACCCAAGTTTCCAACACACTAATAGTGAAAGAAATTTGCCTAATTTGAAATCTATGAAGTTGAGGAGTTTACCAAATTTAATTGACATTTGGCCTGAATATTGTCGTGCACATCTCCCAAGTCTTAATGATTTACATTGCAAGAGATGTCCAAAATTATCTAATTCTTCCATACATAAGGTGATGACTGTTTCAGATATCCAGCAACAGACAACTCCAGtg GAGAATGATATCCTATGGTTGATTAGCAACACATTGAAGCAATTGGACGATGATCCATTGTCTCACCCACAACTCAAAGTTTTCCTCAAATTTAGAATCCTATGCTTGAATGATCTTAAGATAAAAGGTATCTTCGAATTCCAAATGGGAGAAGAAGGGGACACTACACAACTGCTTCCCCTAAACTTGGATATAAGTTATCTATCATTGTCGAATCTAGCTGAGCTCAACTTCATATGGAAAGGCCCCACAGCTTTTCTAAGCCTCCAAAACCTTGAAACTGTTTATGTGGATGGATGTCCAAAGTTGAAAACCATCTTCTCCACCACCGTTGTTACAAGTTTACCAATGTTGCAGTATCTGCATATATATTACTGTGATGAATTGGAACAAATATTTGATTTAGGTGATGCGCAACAACTCAAAACCCTATCTTCTTCCCAACAACTCTGCTTCCCAAAACTCTCTTCCATTGTAGTTACAAACTGCAATAAGTTGAAGTGTCTATTTTATAATATCTCGGCCAGTCATTTTACCAATCTGAGATATTTGGAAATAACAAATTGCTCTCGGTTACACAAGGCTTTTGATTTTGAAGATGAAGCTGATGATGGTGGTTTAGAAAGAATGGGTAAGGATGGAAAACAACTACTATTACACAACTTGAAATTTATAACACTCACAGATCTGCCAAACTTCCAAGAGATTCACCACGGATTTAAGTTAAAAGAAGATGTTCAACATACCATAAGGGAATGTCCCGTGTATTCTCCAAGTTTATATCTACATCCAG GTGACACTTGA